CTAACAGAGATTTATAGACcgtaatcttattttatttgaataaattaattacaataacaacataatataTCCAGATTAAGACATTGTCACACATTTAAAGCGaatatttaatgcaaatattattCACGTGTTCTTAATACAAgcataatttatcaaaaataccATTTGAtgacatgaaataaataatctttactGGCCAATTTAAACCCCGACAACACGATTTAgattaatacaaaatgaattttattgcaGATTATGATCTGCACTAGTACTTTTTGAAAACAGGCTCGAATTAGACGCCGACATTATATGAAGACGCCAAGACGTATGTATATGTGATGCGACGCCGCACCGTAACCGCAACGCCACCAGTGTGCCATCACTCTAAATTTGTGTTCGCCAAAGTATTTTACAGTCGTAGAAATGAAGAGTTTTTGTTAATGGTAAGTACTATACAGAAATTGGGGAAAGTATTAGGAATGGTTCCAAAGCCTCGTTTATAAAGCGACACTAGTAACGAAGTAACAATAACTTTACTGTGATGCTCTTGTCctgataaaattatgaatacattattttattaatacatgcataaagtaaagtttatattagtgtagataaaaaaatatctaaatcaaATTGTATAGACTTAAAAACTAGGTTAATTTCTCTAGATAATCTTACGTAAAACGCTAGCTGCAAAGTATCAAGAATGCATTcaagtgttaaaaaaaagtttacatacaACTAGACAAATCTACATGAACTTTAcaacgaattaaaaaacataaagctatattactttttatataaacagttTATTGAATTGAGAGACAAGTTACGAAATGTCCCCTGTTGTCTACGAGGCTATAAAAATTGCACGgactacatttttattattagaaattatgtccattaaacaaattacagTCAATTGCCTTGGTAAGAAAAAGGCGCACAAACGTTTAATTTTCTAACAGATATAGGTTAGTACCACGCTAAGTAATTTtagtatcaataaaaatatgttgacaCAATcgtgataataaattaaagtggTTTTTAGACCTTGCATATAGCAGAAATAGGAACAGAGAAGCAAGAACTTCATTTGTTTCATACGACCGCGACCCTTGAACTCATCATCGTCAAGTTTCACTACattctatataattttgtcacaGCATGTACAATtattccatacatctctatcagccatcATATCTTAATTCATAAGACTAACTAACTGAAAGCTTTATTGCAAGTTAAGGGCAATATTACTGGTCCTCAGTTTAACCAAAACCCTTCATCTctcttttacataattatcacACATttcactataaatatttaaagtcgttacttatatttttaaataaatcttcgaataaacaaaacattgcaATGATTTCCCACGTTACATCTAAGTGCTATggttactattttattactatttcatGTGAATACCAGTTAATGCATAGGAGACGTTAATTAAATCGTCAATTAGTTCATCTTACAAAATCGATACCGTATTAACCGAGTTACCCATCGTTCAAAATGagcaaaaaatatgtataaacaaCAAATTGTGAACGCACACATCCATGTGGCTCAGTGCTGGCGAAAGTATGCAATGTTGGATCTGTGAAACGAAACTGGTGGTATAAAACTGGCCAACAAGCTGCAGCACAACACACTCCGTAAGAACGTTCGCTGAACAACATTGCTAAGCGATCATGATAATTTTGGTTAGTAttcaaatagtaataaaaattaaactaattgtTATCATTAAATAGTGATGTTCTATTTCAGTTTTTAtcgattttaattgaattaaggattaataagtataattgtcttcaagtttaaatttagtgttatcacatttttatttcactgttaCAGCGATCTTCCTTAATCTTGGCCGTGGCTATAAGCCTGGCCACGGCAGAGGAGAAGGCAGAAAAGGACAACAAGGCTGAACCAAAACCAGTAGAAGAAAGTAAGAAACAGGACAAGAGAGGTCTTTCAGACTTTGGATACGGCGGTGGTGATCATGGAAGTTTCGGCGGTGGTGATCATGGAAATTTCGGCGGCGATTTCGGACATGGTTACGGTGGTCACGATTTTGGAGGCGAAGGTGGCTTCGGAAGTGACGGCGGCAGTTTCGGAGGAGGACACGGGCATGAAACGCACGAGGAGAAAACGATCACAATTATAAAGAAGGTTCCGGTACCGTACCCGGTCGAGAAACACATTCCCGTACCAGTAGAGAAACATGTACCAGTACCAGTTAAAGTGCATGTGCCTCAACCGTACCCAGTTGTGAAGACCGTACACTTCCCCGTCAAGGAGTACATCAAAGTTCCTGAATATATCAAAAAACCATACCCAGTTGAGAAACAAGTGCCCGTACCGGTCGAAGTCCACGTCGACAGGCCCGTCCCAGTGAAAGTATACGAACAAGTGCCGTATCCCGTTGAGAAACACATCCCCGTGCCAGTAAAAGTACATGTGCCACACCCGTATCCAGTTGAGAAGGAAGTGCATTTCCCAGTGAAGGTCCCCGTCAAAGTAAATGTGCCTTATCCAGTAGAGAAAATAATCCACTACCCTGTTCATGTGCCAGTAGACCACCCCGTTCCGGTGCATGTTGAAAAACCCGTTCCTGTACACGTAGAAAAGCACGTGCCCTACCCTGTCGAAAAGAAAGTGCCTTACCCAGTAAAGGTGCACGTTGATAATCCTGTCCCAGTTCATGTTGATAAGCCAGTGCCCTACCCGGTGAAAGTACCAGTGCCGGCGCCGTACCCCGTAGAGAAGGTCATCCCGTACCCGGTAGAGAAGAAAGTACCTATACCAGTCAAAGTACCAGTCGACAGGCCCGTACCGGTTCACATAGAAAAGCACGTGCCATACCCGGTTGAGAAGCACGTTCCTTATCATGTGAAGGTACCAGTACCGATCGTTCACCACGAGGAAAAGCACGAAGTTTCCTATGGAGGCCACGAAAGCTACGGAGGTCATGACTTCGGAAGTTCGGAGGGCTTCGGGGGACATTTCGGTAGCTCCGAGGGTGGGCACGAGTTCCACCACTAAGAACTGAtctctatttgtttttttatttgtagttttaaatgttgttttgtgtttagttttttttaatgactgtttgtttaatttttttacgacTGAAATGCGCGTATGTTTATatgaattatgtaaataatgcccgaaagtattaaatacaatattatgtgttaaaatgtttataaattgtttaatttgcaATTCAATATTTCGAGAACGTATTGATAACACAAACACCATAtccatataattattaatccaTACGGATTCTATTACATAGAATAGGGGTTAAATGTACAATCTTAAACAGTATACCTAGGAAAGCTCATTGCTCTTTAACCTATGAAATAACAGACAATAATTAACTTGTCATCATTTAACGtaacaaacttattttatacttaatcaCGGTTACGAAATCAAGTGTTGTAGTAATACTTTATCGTTAAGTAAGCATATAAGAGATCagtaaccgttggtttctgagacctcaaaatctctgtaaacatatcgtcatccctgtcattatctttgacaatacAGAGTtaacagtatattttaaacggggatGTTGGCCTCATTGAAACTACtgaaattttctattttagaatTACCATAATCAAAAAACCTACAAAACTGTAATATGCATGAACAGATGTTCTCGGATTAGCTTTTAAAATACCATTTGTTCCAAACAGAGTTAACATTTGAATTACTAGGAATACGTTGTAATCCATTTAATTTTGCTATATACAAAGTTGATTTATTTCTCTCTGTCATATTTACAAAGCGCATCAAATTTGTTTGAGTtgcaatacaatattaaaatttccttaCCTTATATAGGGGATATTAGCAGGAATGTGGTACTTGGAACCGGGATCAAAGTCCATTTCTGAACGAAGAACTGGCGGCTTCACACCTTGATACTGTTCCCtgcagaaataatttttaatttagtacattttGTTCAAATTTTCATGATTTCAACCACAATATTACGTGTTCTCGTGTCGTGATGAGTTTTTATGGGATTTTTTACCCGGACTGATTAATCGGTAGAACGATCGaccccttttttatttatttgttttataccaTCACTCCCATGAATGAAGAAATAGACATTAGTCTCCTACTTTGTAACATGTAACACCTTCATAAAAGCCTATTtgctataattataaaatcaacagtaacatcataaaaaagttaatgatATGGGTGAAGAGCCTGCAGTAAATCGGGTCAGTTAGCCAATCTTTACATCAATGTTAGACGTTACATAAGCTAATTGTAACATGAGTTTAGTTTCAAATATGTTatcatgtttaaaaacatagaaaaacaGTTAAGCATCTAAAAAGTAAtagatgtaataataaaaataatagaaaaacactGACGGTTTTTAAATCTCTATGTTTAAACTTATTGCTCAAGCGAGGCCCTATTTGTAACTTCTGGAACATAATAACTAACATTAAGTAACTATATGCTCATGCTTACTGACCTAGAATAGTCAGCGCTTATTTCCCAGAGCGGCGGACCGTGTGTATTATGCCATGTTACTTATAGCACcaaaattatgttacatttggAGATATTGTGTGACAAGTCGCACATTTTAATTGAGTAatgtaacattatattaatttaatatacatattttattaaagctcAAACTTTCCATGTGACAAACTCAAACTCTCGAGTGatttatttgacatttgttttatgtttattataaaaaagtattagtaagaaatcACAAGTCTTTTGTCTTCAAATGGAACGTAGcggataaaatataaatgtgtaaaaatctttaatcatATTCCAactacatattacaaaatgtttttttatgtccCATGAAATTATACTATATAGTTTCCCTACACGAAGAAatcttattacataaataataa
The Papilio machaon chromosome 8, ilPapMach1.1, whole genome shotgun sequence DNA segment above includes these coding regions:
- the LOC106720260 gene encoding proline-rich protein 4: MIILRSSLILAVAISLATAEEKAEKDNKAEPKPVEESKKQDKRGLSDFGYGGGDHGSFGGGDHGNFGGDFGHGYGGHDFGGEGGFGSDGGSFGGGHGHETHEEKTITIIKKVPVPYPVEKHIPVPVEKHVPVPVKVHVPQPYPVVKTVHFPVKEYIKVPEYIKKPYPVEKQVPVPVEVHVDRPVPVKVYEQVPYPVEKHIPVPVKVHVPHPYPVEKEVHFPVKVPVKVNVPYPVEKIIHYPVHVPVDHPVPVHVEKPVPVHVEKHVPYPVEKKVPYPVKVHVDNPVPVHVDKPVPYPVKVPVPAPYPVEKVIPYPVEKKVPIPVKVPVDRPVPVHIEKHVPYPVEKHVPYHVKVPVPIVHHEEKHEVSYGGHESYGGHDFGSSEGFGGHFGSSEGGHEFHH